A genomic stretch from Acidimicrobiales bacterium includes:
- the mutM gene encoding bifunctional DNA-formamidopyrimidine glycosylase/DNA-(apurinic or apyrimidinic site) lyase, with the protein MPELPEVETVRAQLEPLVRGAVVTDARAHRSPKFASAPEAIGSTITGIDRRGKYLLFGLADAAAEQSDPGLRQVHADRELIVHLGMTGALHIDDAPPHDPYERASWHLADGRTLWFRDIRRFGRIAVVRAGDHQSLPTLHHLGPEPFDPLLDGIRFHRSLSASRQRIKTQLLSQRPIAGVGNIYADEALWRAAIHPAVRRVGPGRADLLLGHIRDVLAEALDHGGTTLRDYRTPDRSTGRNQFRLDCYGRSGQPCRRCATPLTSRELDQRTATWCPTCQAH; encoded by the coding sequence ATGCCCGAACTCCCAGAGGTCGAGACGGTTCGAGCCCAACTCGAACCGTTGGTCCGTGGCGCCGTGGTGACCGATGCCCGGGCCCACCGCTCCCCCAAGTTCGCCTCAGCCCCCGAGGCCATCGGCTCGACCATCACCGGGATCGACCGTCGCGGCAAGTACCTCCTGTTCGGGCTAGCCGACGCCGCAGCCGAACAATCCGACCCGGGCCTGAGACAGGTTCACGCCGACCGCGAGCTCATCGTGCATCTGGGCATGACCGGCGCACTCCACATCGACGACGCCCCGCCCCATGACCCCTACGAACGCGCCTCTTGGCACCTAGCCGACGGCCGGACCCTGTGGTTCCGAGACATCCGACGCTTCGGTCGCATCGCCGTCGTCCGAGCCGGCGACCACCAGTCGTTGCCCACCTTGCACCACCTCGGACCAGAGCCGTTCGACCCGTTGCTGGACGGCATCCGCTTCCACCGGTCGTTGTCCGCCAGCCGCCAACGGATCAAGACCCAACTGTTGTCTCAACGCCCTATCGCCGGTGTGGGCAACATCTACGCTGACGAGGCCCTGTGGCGGGCCGCGATCCACCCCGCGGTCCGCCGGGTAGGCCCCGGCCGGGCCGACCTCCTCCTGGGCCATATCCGTGACGTGCTGGCCGAAGCCCTGGACCATGGCGGCACCACCTTGCGCGACTACCGCACCCCCGACCGTTCCACGGGCCGCAACCAGTTCCGCCTCGACTGCTACGGGCGCTCGGGCCAACCCTGTCGGCGCTGCGCCACACCGTTGACCTCGCGGGAGCTGGACCAACGCACCGCCACGTGGTGCCCCACCTGCCAAGCCCACTGA
- a CDS encoding ParA family protein: MFTVAVVNQKGGVGKTTVVLGLASAASARGIDTLVVDLDPQGNATTGLGVFEPGPGVDAVLADERPGGLAGVIEPGGWPAEVGPVPSLAASSPELSIREPLLATDPLGAQDRLAMALRPALRAAPDAGSTAVSDDRLVLIDCPPSLGLLTVNALFAADAVLVVTEPGAWAVDGVGRMLQTIDRVRMRRSDGRPAIAGIAVNRLGRTRDGRYWNEQLQEAYPERCLPPVHLRAAVSEAAAQSMPIHALRRPGATEAAAEFDELLARVAPLSDLAEMGADDPGAVDASEAPPFMERSA, from the coding sequence ATGTTCACAGTGGCCGTGGTGAACCAGAAGGGTGGCGTGGGCAAGACCACGGTCGTCCTCGGGCTGGCATCGGCAGCCTCGGCTCGGGGGATCGACACGTTGGTCGTCGATCTCGACCCGCAGGGCAACGCCACCACCGGTCTGGGCGTCTTTGAGCCCGGTCCGGGGGTCGACGCGGTGTTGGCCGACGAGCGCCCTGGCGGCCTCGCTGGCGTGATCGAGCCAGGAGGCTGGCCTGCCGAGGTGGGGCCGGTTCCTAGCCTCGCCGCATCCTCGCCCGAGCTCTCGATTCGTGAGCCCCTGTTGGCCACGGACCCGCTGGGTGCCCAGGACCGGCTGGCCATGGCCCTTCGACCGGCTCTGCGGGCCGCCCCCGACGCAGGTTCGACGGCGGTGTCCGACGATCGACTGGTGTTGATCGACTGCCCGCCTTCCCTGGGCCTGTTGACAGTCAATGCTCTGTTCGCCGCCGACGCGGTGCTGGTGGTGACCGAGCCCGGAGCGTGGGCCGTCGACGGCGTGGGGCGCATGCTCCAGACCATTGATCGCGTCCGGATGCGTCGATCTGATGGACGACCCGCGATCGCCGGTATCGCCGTGAACCGGTTGGGACGGACCCGTGACGGGCGTTACTGGAACGAACAGCTTCAGGAGGCCTACCCGGAAAGGTGTCTGCCGCCGGTGCACCTGCGTGCCGCGGTGTCCGAAGCCGCTGCACAGTCGATGCCCATCCATGCATTGCGTCGCCCTGGCGCCACCGAGGCGGCCGCCGAGTTCGACGAACTGCTGGCTCGAGTGGCACCGCTGTCCGACCTAGCGGAAATGGGGGCGGACGACCCCGGAGCGGTTGACGCCTCGGAGGCGCCCCCGTTTATGGAGCGTTCCGCCTGA